A single region of the Triticum dicoccoides isolate Atlit2015 ecotype Zavitan chromosome 2B, WEW_v2.0, whole genome shotgun sequence genome encodes:
- the LOC119366134 gene encoding binding partner of ACD11 1-like, translating into MSGTGYTVEVTNLSSSASENDLHEFFSFSGPIEHIDLIRSGGYGSTAYVTFKEPYALETAVLLSGATIVDQPVCISRWGQPDELCNFWDRPTWQVEEEIEYRDYQSCQFNATPQEALTVAQDVVKTMLSRGYILSKDALSRARAFDESHQLSGSAAAKAAELSRRLGLTDRVSAGVGAIRSVDETYHVTETTKTVATATGRTAVKVMNTIVTSSYFSAGAMMVSEALTRAAKAAENLAAHGRQN; encoded by the exons ATGAGCGGAACTGGGTACACGGTGGAAGTCACTAACCTGTCAAGCAGCGCATCTGAGAATGATCTTCATGAGTTCTTCTCATTCTCTGGACCTATTGAGCATATAGACCTTATCAG ATCAGGAGGATATGGTTCAACTGCTTATGTGACTTTCAAGGAACCCTATGCCTTGGAAACTGCAGTATTACTCAGT GGGGCTACCATTGTGGATCAGCCGGTGTGCATATCTCGTTGGGGACAGCCTGATGAGCTTTGTAATTTCTGGGACAGGCCAACTTGGCAGGTCGAGGAGGAAATTGAATATAGG GACTACCAATCATGCCAGTTCAACGCCACTCCACAGGAAGCATTGACAGTGGCTCAGGACGTCGTGAAGACAATGCTGTCAAGGGGATATATACTGAGCAAGGACGCATTGTCCAGGGCTAGAGCTTTCGACGAGTCCCACCAGCTATCTGGGTCTGCGGCAGCAAAGGCTGCAGAGCTGAGCAGGAGGCTCGGCCTGACCGACAGAGTCAGTGCTGGTGTTGGTGCAATCAGATCAGTGGACGAGACATACCATGTTACCGAGACGACCAAGACCGTCGCCACTGCCACCGGAAGAACAGCGGTCAAGGTTATGAACACCATCGTGACCAGCAGCTACTTCTCCGCGGGAGCTATGATGGTGTCTGAGGCTCTCACCCGCGCCGCCAAGGCCGCTGAAAATCTGGCTGCTCACGGCAGGCAGAATTAA
- the LOC119368644 gene encoding uncharacterized protein At3g28850-like has product MGCTTSVEARRDMRWVEASAVGPRARRSFSLSSADRQRLRAKAASVLRSLGPVQGRRSGALSSKYATLTVEEIMVKFENDRALREVLGRLKETAAAAAKRNAAVGPRTSTPTLTPPNEPEVINAWELMAGLEDEGPTPRATQHQPPPTTPPWMLADQDVPVAFEFDPEILSSFREALAQDTSPSQQPITASSPTDKEESASQQQAKVGDDASACAPVSPSTGDTASSPADKEKEEPESQKEKKDGADASACTPVSAPTRDMPELAGIVRARINAFQEKIQERRTSNGARDAKVLGPPGGRRRAVVYFTSLRGVRKTFVDGCTVRSILRSYGVRVDERDVSMHAAFKSELAQLLTAPATTLPRVFVDGRYLGGAEDVQAQHEAGELARALEGCDAAPVRKLGCMQACSACGDVRFVPCETCYGSCKIFVHYEDDPDDGEFQRCPDCNENGLIGCPVCCC; this is encoded by the coding sequence ATGGGGTGCACCACCTCGGTAGAGGCGCGGCGCGACATGCGCTGGGTGGAGGCGTCGGCCGTCGGCCCGCGCGCGAGGCGGAGCTTCTCGCTGTCGTCCGCCGACCGGCAGCGGCTGCGGGCCAAGGCCGCGTCCGTGCTGCGCAGCCTCGGCCCCGTCCAGGGCCGGCGATCCGGGGCGTTGTCGAGCAAGTACGCGACCCTGACGGTCGAGGAGATCATGGTGAAGTTCGAGAATGACCGCGCCTTGCGTGAGGTGCTCGGCCGTCTcaaggagacggcggcggcggcggcgaagcggaATGCCGCCGTCGGGCCTAGGACAAGCACGCCGACGCTGACGCCGCCCAACGAGCCGGAGGTGATCAATGCATGGGAGCTCATGGCCGGGCTCGAGGACGAGGGGCCCACGCCGCGGGCAACGCAGCATCAGCCCCCGCcgacgacgccgccgtggatgctgGCCGACCAAGACGTGCCCGTCGCCTTCGAGTTTGACCCGGAGATACTGTCCAGCTTCCGGGAGGCCCTCGCGCAGGACACGTCGCCGTCACAGCAGCCGATCACGGCCAGCTCGCCCACGGACAAGGAGGAATCGGCGTCGCAGCAACAGGCAAAGGTCGGCGACGACGCCAGTGCATGCGCGCCGGTCTCGCCGTCCACCGGCGACACCGCGAGCTCACCCGCGGACAAGGAGAAGGAGGAACCTGAGTCGCAGAAGGAAAAGAAGGACGGCGCCGACGCAAGCGCATGCACGCCGGTCTCGGCGCCCACCAGGGACATGCCGGAGCTCGCCGGCATCGTGCGCGCCCGCATCAACGCTTTCCAAGAAAAGATCCAAGAGCGGAGGACGAGCAACGGCGCCCGCGACGCCAAGGTGTTGGGGCCGCCGGGCGGCAGGCGGAGGGCGGTGGTGTACTTCACCAGCCTCCGCGGCGTGCGCAAGACGTTCGTGGACGGCTGCACCGTGCGCAGCATCCTGCGCAGCTACGGCGTGCGCGTGGACGAGCGCGACGTGTCCATGCACGCCGCCTTCAAGTCCGAGCTCGCGCAGCTCCTCACCGCCCCGGCCACCACGCTGCCGCGCGTGTTCGTCGACGGGCGGTACCTGGGCGGCGCCGAGGACGTGCAGGCGCAGCACGAGGCCGGCGAGCTCGCGCGCGCGCTGGAGGGGTGCGACGCCGCGCCGGTGCGCAAGCTCGGGTGCATGCAGGCGTGCTCGGCCTGCGGAGACGTCCGGTTCGTGCCCTGCGAGACGTGCTACGGCAGCTGCAAGATCTTCGTCCACTATGAGGACGACCCCGACGACGGCGAGTTCCAGCGGTGCCCGGACTGCAACGAGAACGGCCTCATCGGATGCCCCGTCTGCTGCTGCTGA